In the Thermotoga sp. Ku-13t genome, one interval contains:
- the coaD gene encoding pantetheine-phosphate adenylyltransferase, which translates to MKAMYPGSFDPITYGHLDVIQRALKIFDELWVVVMVNPKKKPLLPLERRLELIRELFENEPRVHVDNHDGLLVEYAKNRNIKIIVRGLRAVTDFQYELEMAIANKHLWPELETVFLMTDERYSFLSSSLVREVASMGGDVSRWVPANVLEALKELYGKGVL; encoded by the coding sequence GTGAAAGCCATGTACCCCGGTTCGTTCGATCCGATCACTTACGGCCATTTGGACGTGATTCAGAGGGCGTTGAAGATATTCGACGAACTGTGGGTCGTTGTCATGGTGAACCCTAAGAAGAAGCCGCTGCTGCCGTTGGAAAGAAGACTCGAGCTGATCAGGGAACTGTTCGAGAACGAGCCACGCGTTCATGTAGACAATCATGATGGGCTGCTCGTCGAATATGCCAAGAACAGGAACATAAAGATCATCGTTCGTGGTTTGCGTGCGGTGACAGACTTCCAGTACGAGTTAGAAATGGCCATCGCGAACAAGCACCTGTGGCCAGAACTGGAAACCGTCTTTCTGATGACCGATGAGAGGTATTCTTTCCTCTCGTCCAGTCTGGTCAGAGAAGTGGCTTCCATGGGTGGAGACGTCAGCAGGTGGGTTCCTGCCAACGTATTGGAAGCTCTCAAGGAACTGTACGGTAAAGGTGTGCTATAA
- the tsf gene encoding translation elongation factor Ts, with product MEISAEMVKKLREMTGAGVMECKTALSEANGDFEKAVEILRKRGMAVAQKKASRATKEGIITAYVHFNDKIGVLLELGCETDFVARLPEFKELAYNLAKQVAAMNPKYVSREDVPQEVIEKEKEIYLAQLKDSNKPQQVIEKIVQGKLEKFFEEVCLYDQKYIFDDTKTVKQIIDEAIAKIRENIQVTRFVRMQVGEE from the coding sequence ATGGAAATCAGCGCAGAAATGGTGAAGAAATTGAGAGAAATGACCGGTGCAGGAGTGATGGAATGCAAGACCGCACTGAGCGAAGCGAACGGCGACTTTGAAAAGGCTGTTGAGATACTGAGGAAAAGAGGCATGGCAGTCGCTCAGAAGAAGGCATCCCGTGCCACGAAGGAAGGCATCATAACCGCGTACGTTCACTTCAACGACAAGATAGGTGTTCTGCTCGAACTCGGTTGTGAAACCGACTTCGTGGCTCGCCTGCCGGAGTTCAAAGAGCTCGCTTACAACCTTGCAAAGCAGGTAGCCGCGATGAATCCAAAGTACGTATCGAGAGAGGACGTTCCACAGGAGGTAATCGAGAAGGAAAAAGAAATATACCTGGCACAGCTGAAGGATTCCAACAAGCCGCAACAGGTCATCGAGAAGATCGTCCAGGGAAAACTCGAAAAGTTCTTCGAAGAGGTTTGTCTGTACGACCAAAAGTACATATTTGATGACACGAAAACTGTTAAACAGATCATCGATGAGGCGATTGCGAAAATCAGGGAGAACATCCAGGTCACGAGGTTCGTAAGGATGCAGGTGGGTGAAGAGTAA
- the glmU gene encoding bifunctional UDP-N-acetylglucosamine diphosphorylase/glucosamine-1-phosphate N-acetyltransferase GlmU: protein MRTMILAAGKGVRMKSKLPKVLHPVCGRAMLLWVLETAKKLGGHVCVVLGHAAEQIMQVVPPDVEVRIQGEQLGTAHAVMSAQDFIDPNDDLMILYGDMPLIKVETLKEVLDRHKTDENDVTIVSTLMTDPTGYGRILRDQTGKFVRIVEESDASDEEKSIREVNTGIYVFRGSSLLEALPKIRPDNSKKEYYLTDAVTLMNKVGIHQVRDWKQFVGVNDKVQLAFVQKIKQREILEELMLNGVTVLDPETTYVDADVEVGPDTTLYPMTFLIGKTKIGEQCVIGPMTRIENCTVGNRVRIISSDCVGATIEDDVSVGPYARLREGTVLKSNVKIGNFVEVKNSKIGSHTKAQHLAYLGDATIGENVNIGAGTITCNFDGKKKNPTFIDDEAFIGSNSSLIAPVKIGRGAIIAAGSVINQDVPEWSLAIARCRQTNKPGWVIKKREESGNAFST, encoded by the coding sequence TGATCCTGGCCGCGGGTAAGGGAGTGAGGATGAAATCGAAACTGCCAAAAGTTTTGCATCCAGTGTGTGGCAGAGCGATGCTGTTGTGGGTTCTCGAAACTGCCAAGAAATTGGGTGGACACGTTTGTGTCGTGCTGGGACACGCTGCCGAGCAAATAATGCAGGTTGTTCCACCCGACGTTGAGGTTCGTATCCAGGGTGAACAGCTTGGCACCGCACATGCAGTGATGAGTGCCCAGGACTTTATAGATCCTAACGACGATCTGATGATTCTCTACGGTGATATGCCGTTGATAAAGGTTGAGACTTTGAAGGAAGTTTTAGATCGACACAAAACTGATGAAAATGATGTGACAATTGTCTCAACACTGATGACGGACCCCACCGGTTATGGAAGAATACTTAGGGACCAAACGGGAAAGTTCGTGAGGATCGTGGAAGAATCCGACGCGAGCGACGAGGAAAAGTCGATACGGGAGGTCAACACCGGCATCTACGTTTTCAGAGGGAGCAGCTTGCTCGAAGCTTTACCAAAAATAAGGCCTGACAATTCTAAGAAAGAGTATTATTTAACCGATGCAGTGACTCTGATGAACAAAGTCGGAATACACCAAGTTCGCGACTGGAAGCAATTCGTTGGGGTGAACGACAAGGTGCAGCTGGCGTTCGTTCAAAAGATCAAGCAGAGAGAAATCCTCGAAGAACTCATGCTCAACGGTGTTACAGTTCTGGATCCGGAAACCACGTACGTGGATGCGGACGTGGAAGTCGGTCCCGATACCACGCTTTATCCTATGACTTTCCTGATCGGCAAAACCAAGATAGGTGAGCAGTGCGTTATAGGTCCTATGACGAGAATAGAGAACTGTACTGTCGGTAACAGGGTGCGTATAATCAGTTCGGATTGCGTTGGTGCAACGATCGAAGACGACGTGTCCGTGGGACCATACGCAAGGTTAAGGGAAGGTACTGTGCTCAAATCGAACGTCAAGATCGGAAACTTTGTTGAAGTCAAGAACTCGAAGATAGGTTCCCATACCAAAGCACAGCATCTCGCTTACCTTGGAGATGCGACCATCGGCGAGAATGTGAACATCGGTGCAGGAACCATAACGTGTAACTTCGATGGCAAAAAGAAGAATCCAACGTTCATCGATGATGAAGCCTTCATAGGGAGTAACAGCTCTTTGATAGCGCCTGTGAAGATTGGAAGAGGAGCCATCATTGCGGCAGGTTCTGTGATAAACCAGGATGTACCAGAATGGAGCCTGGCCATCGCACGTTGCAGGCAGACGAACAAGCCTGGATGGGTCATCAAAAAAAGGGAGGAGTCGGGAAATGCCTTTTCAACGTAA
- a CDS encoding 50S ribosomal protein L25 encodes MLTAEIRTEQGKRPVRRLRRQGMIPGIVYGPEMEPLAIKLKKQEVEKFVHAFSEAKPITLKIKTDTGEQEIEVFVKKVQIDKVTDEVVHIDFYKPAKGHTMRIEIPIRVVGKPVGVEKGGIMEIIHTELPVETLPDVLLEHIEIDVTQLDLGQSYHVRDLRLPKGMKALLPAEEALVTIIVPRGLEVTEVAAAPAETEPEVIKKGKKAEETEEEKE; translated from the coding sequence ATGCTTACGGCTGAGATCAGAACGGAACAAGGTAAGAGGCCTGTAAGAAGGCTCAGAAGGCAAGGTATGATCCCTGGGATCGTTTACGGTCCAGAGATGGAACCTTTAGCCATCAAGCTCAAGAAACAGGAGGTTGAGAAATTCGTTCACGCATTCTCTGAGGCTAAGCCGATCACACTGAAGATCAAAACAGACACAGGAGAACAGGAAATAGAAGTGTTCGTAAAGAAAGTTCAGATTGACAAAGTAACGGACGAAGTTGTCCACATCGATTTCTACAAACCTGCCAAGGGTCACACTATGAGGATCGAGATACCCATACGCGTGGTCGGAAAACCCGTTGGAGTAGAAAAGGGAGGCATAATGGAAATAATACACACAGAACTACCCGTCGAGACCCTGCCGGATGTGCTGCTCGAACACATTGAAATAGATGTCACACAGCTCGACCTGGGACAGTCATACCACGTGCGCGATTTGCGACTTCCAAAGGGGATGAAGGCGTTACTCCCAGCCGAAGAAGCGTTGGTCACGATCATCGTGCCGAGAGGACTGGAAGTCACGGAAGTGGCTGCCGCTCCTGCTGAGACCGAGCCCGAGGTCATAAAGAAAGGAAAGAAGGCAGAGGAGACTGAAGAAGAAAAAGAATGA
- the yfcE gene encoding phosphodiesterase: MRKVLVVSDTHGSFTSWQRLKSLVGQVDELYHLGDVLYHGPRNPIPEGYDPARLAEALRSENLFLVRGNCDADVDLLVLGISEAPKILTASFGQISFVMSHGELFENDEQMLSILEEHNAQVLFYGHTHIPRFEWLDSKLIINPGSLSLPKSRSEPGFVLIHAEETVEIALVSLSGKIVKEVSL, encoded by the coding sequence ATGAGGAAGGTCCTGGTGGTGTCAGATACACACGGTTCTTTCACGAGCTGGCAGAGATTGAAATCTCTGGTGGGACAGGTTGATGAACTTTACCATCTTGGAGACGTACTCTACCATGGCCCAAGAAATCCGATACCAGAAGGATACGATCCCGCAAGGCTCGCCGAGGCCTTGAGGAGCGAGAATCTCTTTCTGGTTCGGGGCAACTGCGACGCAGACGTTGATCTGCTCGTGCTTGGAATATCGGAAGCACCGAAGATTCTCACCGCGAGTTTCGGTCAGATCAGTTTCGTGATGAGCCACGGCGAACTGTTTGAAAACGATGAACAGATGTTGAGCATCCTCGAAGAACATAACGCGCAAGTTCTCTTTTACGGTCACACACACATTCCAAGGTTCGAATGGCTGGATTCGAAGCTGATCATTAATCCGGGTAGTCTCTCTTTACCAAAATCACGGTCTGAGCCAGGATTCGTGCTCATCCACGCAGAAGAAACTGTTGAGATTGCTCTGGTTTCTCTGAGTGGAAAGATCGTTAAGGAGGTCTCGCTGTGA
- the pth gene encoding aminoacyl-tRNA hydrolase, with translation MTVRYIIGLGNPGPRYASNRHNVGFMFLERFVQKTGCSSNFVRESNYELAKCGGCFLVKPLTYMNVSGQAVKSLMERYSLSAGDIIVVYDDVDLPLGKIRIRQKGSAGGHNGLKSIIEVLGTNEFVRLRIGIGPKPEGADLAEFVLSDFSEEERSVLDKVLDVAVEAVKTILTDGVQKAMSLFNSVEVIV, from the coding sequence ATGACCGTGCGGTACATAATAGGCTTGGGCAACCCGGGACCACGTTATGCCTCAAACAGGCATAACGTGGGTTTTATGTTTCTGGAGAGATTCGTTCAAAAAACCGGTTGCAGTTCCAATTTCGTACGTGAATCGAACTACGAATTGGCGAAATGCGGTGGCTGTTTCCTGGTGAAACCCTTGACGTACATGAACGTCAGTGGACAGGCCGTGAAATCCTTGATGGAGAGATACAGCCTTTCGGCCGGTGATATAATTGTTGTGTACGACGACGTTGATCTTCCACTCGGAAAGATAAGGATCAGGCAGAAGGGCAGTGCTGGTGGGCATAACGGTTTGAAATCCATAATTGAAGTACTGGGAACGAACGAGTTCGTGAGATTGAGGATCGGGATAGGCCCAAAACCAGAGGGTGCGGACCTCGCAGAATTCGTCCTGAGCGACTTCTCAGAAGAAGAACGATCGGTATTAGACAAGGTGCTCGATGTCGCTGTGGAAGCCGTCAAAACGATCCTTACAGATGGTGTCCAAAAGGCTATGTCCTTGTTCAATTCGGTAGAGGTGATCGTGTGA
- a CDS encoding ABC transporter permease, translating into MFFGMFMMELKRTLKNPYSLALILAVPLIITVTAVVLFSSLGFLHTKIGIFNLDTDPLSRFTVGIVMSMFKGGNISYVGEDYDQKLLNGELQAVVVIPKDFSKKLYAAEQTELIFIPSPVDLQLSTIIYRTFRSMFEDLNGSPFFDPKVIRYLFTSPGYPAPKLSAFEKESVLSFSSMLVPIVVFLSTACVLFSIAASSFQQDEQSRLTELFISMGVGKLSYALSKMAAYTTVGLLVSFSSLLILSLFGAISVTPMILVLLFLNALFHACVGLIVSSLSPNVQVSSMLSVGLTLVSFYFSGTVVPLSAMPSKLQAIAWNYPLFLMSYVLRKQQLFLFNSADDMKKILLYVFITFSTCLVLGSMELRRR; encoded by the coding sequence GTGTTCTTCGGCATGTTCATGATGGAATTGAAGAGAACTCTGAAAAATCCTTACTCCTTGGCGCTGATACTGGCCGTGCCATTGATCATAACCGTTACTGCCGTCGTGCTGTTTTCCAGCCTCGGGTTTCTACACACAAAGATAGGCATATTCAACCTCGATACGGATCCTTTGTCCCGCTTCACGGTTGGCATAGTGATGTCGATGTTCAAGGGCGGTAACATCAGTTACGTGGGGGAAGATTACGATCAGAAATTGCTCAACGGTGAACTGCAAGCGGTGGTCGTGATTCCGAAGGATTTCTCTAAGAAACTCTACGCCGCCGAGCAAACCGAACTGATCTTCATACCCAGCCCGGTAGACCTGCAGCTATCCACGATCATCTACAGAACCTTCCGTTCCATGTTCGAAGATCTCAACGGAAGTCCTTTCTTCGATCCCAAAGTCATCAGGTACCTGTTCACCTCTCCGGGGTATCCTGCACCGAAGCTCTCGGCGTTCGAAAAAGAGAGCGTTCTGAGCTTTAGCTCCATGCTCGTTCCGATAGTTGTCTTTCTCTCGACGGCATGTGTCTTGTTCTCAATCGCCGCGAGTTCGTTCCAGCAAGACGAGCAGTCGCGGTTGACAGAGTTGTTCATTTCGATGGGTGTGGGCAAGCTGAGCTACGCACTGTCGAAAATGGCCGCTTACACGACGGTGGGTTTGCTCGTCTCGTTCTCATCGCTTCTGATACTTTCGCTTTTCGGTGCGATCTCTGTAACACCAATGATTTTGGTCCTGCTGTTCTTGAATGCCCTGTTCCACGCGTGCGTTGGGTTGATCGTGTCCTCTCTGTCTCCAAATGTACAGGTTTCATCGATGCTGAGCGTGGGTCTCACACTCGTCAGCTTCTACTTTAGTGGCACCGTTGTGCCACTTTCAGCTATGCCGTCGAAGTTGCAGGCCATCGCATGGAATTATCCCCTCTTCTTGATGAGTTACGTTCTGAGAAAGCAACAGCTCTTTTTGTTCAACTCAGCGGATGATATGAAAAAGATCCTGCTGTATGTCTTCATCACCTTCAGCACGTGTCTGGTGCTCGGTTCAATGGAGTTGAGGAGGAGATGA
- the lgt gene encoding prolipoprotein diacylglyceryl transferase: MKKVLLFLLLVLLAIFVALVFRGTLILPQYLIKIGNFELRFYSLFVLTGVLLSYSLARRQAKQENVDPEQVDELVFYSVVFGIVGARALYVLSNWKFYSRNPAEIVKIWHGGLSIQGAVLAGIAVFLLYSLIKKNVTFKPLQALDLGAAYLPLGQAIGRWGNFFNYEAFGEPTNLPWKMYVPVAMRPFEYRQYDYFHPTFLYESLWDFFVFLLLTRYLKHQRKNFGEVFSLYLCLYSLGRICIERLRLDSMYVGSIRLAQLISALSILIGFTLYIVLRGGMIDVRDR; encoded by the coding sequence ATGAAGAAAGTTCTACTGTTTTTGCTGTTAGTTTTGCTTGCCATCTTCGTTGCGCTCGTTTTTCGGGGCACATTGATCCTCCCACAGTATCTGATCAAGATCGGTAATTTTGAGCTTCGGTTCTATTCGTTATTCGTCCTCACCGGTGTGCTCCTTTCTTACTCGCTGGCAAGAAGACAAGCCAAGCAAGAGAATGTCGATCCCGAACAGGTGGATGAGCTCGTCTTCTATTCAGTCGTGTTCGGAATAGTCGGTGCGAGAGCCCTGTACGTGCTTTCGAACTGGAAATTCTATTCAAGAAATCCCGCCGAGATCGTGAAAATCTGGCACGGTGGTCTTTCCATACAGGGAGCAGTGCTGGCAGGAATAGCGGTCTTTCTTCTGTATTCCCTGATAAAGAAAAACGTCACCTTCAAACCGTTACAGGCACTGGACCTTGGCGCTGCCTATTTACCGCTGGGACAGGCGATCGGAAGGTGGGGAAATTTCTTCAACTATGAAGCCTTTGGAGAGCCCACGAACCTTCCCTGGAAGATGTACGTTCCTGTCGCGATGAGACCGTTTGAATACAGGCAGTACGATTACTTTCATCCCACGTTTCTGTACGAATCCCTGTGGGACTTCTTCGTGTTCCTTCTACTGACGCGGTATCTGAAACACCAGAGAAAGAACTTTGGTGAAGTTTTCTCACTCTATCTGTGCCTTTATTCGCTGGGACGGATCTGCATCGAAAGGCTCAGATTAGACAGCATGTACGTCGGATCGATCAGGTTGGCTCAGCTCATCAGCGCTCTGTCGATACTGATCGGGTTCACTCTGTACATCGTGCTGAGGGGTGGCATGATTGACGTTCGTGATAGGTGA
- a CDS encoding ribose-phosphate pyrophosphokinase, with amino-acid sequence MPFQRNDLKFFAGNSNLPLAQKVAEYLGLRLGDCQVSRFSDGEINVRINETVRGHDVFVLQSFSPPVNENIMELLVMVDAFKRASANSIAVVIPYFGYARQDRKAKGRDPITAKLVANIITVAGATRVLTIDLHAEQIQGFFDIPLDNLYSFPVFIEEITKRYGNIKNDIVVVSPDVGAVRRASKLAEKLQVPLAILDKRRPADNVAEIVNIIGDVKGKIALMFDDIIDTGGTMIQGAQALKNAGAERILACATHGVLSGNAVEKIQNSQIDEVYITDTVYHKSLPSKFHVVSIANLLGEAIMRIRKNLSVSILFK; translated from the coding sequence ATGCCTTTTCAACGTAACGATCTGAAGTTTTTCGCAGGAAACTCCAACCTTCCCCTCGCGCAGAAAGTTGCGGAGTATCTGGGCCTGAGACTTGGAGACTGTCAGGTATCGAGGTTTTCCGACGGCGAGATAAACGTGCGGATAAACGAAACGGTCAGGGGACACGACGTGTTCGTCCTTCAGTCTTTCTCACCACCAGTCAACGAAAACATCATGGAACTGTTGGTGATGGTGGATGCGTTCAAACGTGCGTCTGCGAACAGCATCGCCGTCGTTATACCGTACTTCGGCTATGCGCGGCAGGACAGAAAAGCCAAAGGTAGAGATCCGATAACGGCAAAGCTCGTGGCGAACATCATTACTGTGGCGGGTGCCACACGCGTTTTGACGATAGACCTCCACGCCGAGCAGATACAGGGTTTCTTCGATATACCACTCGACAACCTCTACAGCTTCCCGGTGTTCATAGAAGAGATCACGAAGAGGTATGGAAACATCAAAAACGACATCGTAGTTGTTTCACCAGACGTTGGAGCGGTGAGGCGCGCCAGCAAACTCGCAGAAAAGCTTCAGGTACCTCTGGCGATCCTCGACAAGCGTCGACCGGCAGACAACGTTGCGGAAATTGTCAACATAATAGGAGACGTCAAGGGAAAGATCGCATTGATGTTCGACGACATAATCGACACCGGTGGAACCATGATCCAGGGGGCACAGGCCTTGAAAAATGCCGGGGCAGAGCGTATACTTGCTTGTGCAACACACGGTGTCCTTTCAGGTAACGCCGTGGAAAAGATTCAAAACAGCCAGATAGACGAAGTCTACATAACTGATACGGTGTACCACAAGAGTCTCCCAAGTAAGTTCCATGTGGTGAGCATAGCGAACCTCTTGGGAGAAGCCATCATGCGGATCAGAAAGAATCTGTCGGTGAGTATCCTGTTCAAATGA
- a CDS encoding metallophosphoesterase family protein, with the protein MIGDVHGCLDCLTKLLSKIPLTKDSRLIFLGDYVDRGPDSKGVVETLLELSENYDCIFIRGNHEQMMLDYVLNGTNLDLWLMNGASATLRSYGGVDRILKDHIEFLKSTSIYYVQGNDLFVHAGVRPNVPLEEQSEFDMLWIRYEFIYSENPLPGYRIFFGHTPFQDVLILKDKVGLDTGCVYGNKLSAIALETMQIFQVSCGG; encoded by the coding sequence GTGATAGGTGACGTGCACGGATGTCTGGACTGTCTCACAAAGTTGCTCAGCAAGATACCCCTGACCAAGGATTCAAGACTCATCTTCCTGGGTGACTACGTGGACAGAGGGCCAGACAGCAAAGGTGTTGTTGAAACACTGCTGGAGCTTTCAGAGAATTATGATTGCATTTTCATAAGAGGTAACCACGAGCAGATGATGCTCGATTATGTTCTTAATGGAACGAACCTCGATCTGTGGCTCATGAACGGGGCAAGCGCCACGCTCAGAAGTTACGGCGGTGTGGACAGGATTTTGAAGGATCACATAGAGTTCCTGAAGTCAACCTCGATCTACTACGTTCAGGGGAACGATCTATTCGTTCATGCGGGCGTTAGACCAAACGTGCCGCTGGAAGAGCAGAGCGAATTCGACATGCTCTGGATCAGATACGAGTTCATATACAGCGAGAACCCGTTGCCTGGCTACAGGATCTTCTTTGGCCATACGCCTTTTCAGGATGTTTTGATCTTGAAGGACAAAGTGGGACTGGACACAGGATGCGTTTATGGAAACAAGCTTTCCGCGATCGCGCTGGAGACGATGCAAATCTTTCAAGTTTCGTGCGGAGGTTGA